In Oncorhynchus mykiss isolate Arlee chromosome 19, USDA_OmykA_1.1, whole genome shotgun sequence, the sequence ATTTACAGTaacaatagaaaaaaaacaaCTGTCTTTTCAATTTCAGGAGGAAATCTTTATGATAAAATCAACCAACAGAAGGGGAAACTCTTCACTGAGGAGGTATGAAAATTAAACCCAACATGTTGTAAGAGTGTATTGACACATAATGACACATAATGGCTCTGACTTTGCCCTAGTTAGGAACAATGGTGAACATTCAACTTAATCTTTTCCTCACCAGTTTTTAATATCTTAAACATCTTAAATACTCCCAGGTTGTCATATGGTACCTGTACCAAGTCGCCTCTGCAGTGGCTCACATTCATAAGGCTGGTATCCTGCACCGGTAAATACCAGGGTTGGGTCCGGGCTTTACTCCTTTATTGTGCAACAATATGCTTTGATTATGAGTATTGCATGTAAGCTGTGTTGGTTATTAATACAACAGTCCTCATTGTTTGATCTGGTCACTATTTTATTTTTTGACCTACTTTATTCTTCTCTTGAAGGGATATCAAGACGCTGAATATCTTCCTAACTAAAACCAACCTTATTAAGTTGGGTGATTACGGGCTGGCTAAGAAGCTTGACTCACAGTTTGCCATGGCTGAGACTGTAAGTTACATTGAAGTATTAACCTGGAAAGCTGCGCTGGTCTGTTTTACGTTGACCAAGCAGATCTCAGAACTCACAGCCATTATAGTTACTACAGAGCTTATTACAGAGCTATTACAGAGTGTATGCTGATCACATTCAGTTAACAGATTTGGTGGGCAGACTGAGCACTCAACCAAATCAAGTCCTGAGAGCAGTGTGGTTGTTCTGTCCCTTTGTGGGCATGGTCTACATGTCTCTCCCTGAGTGTACCTAAGACTGCTGTATCTGTAGTCAGCTTCATCAATTGATGTTCACTCTGCCACAGGGACATGACTTCTGTATGATGGAGGCAGTCGTCAGAAAAGGCAGCAGCGAGTGTGCAGCTAATTGTCTGTTGTGACCTCGAGCAGAGAGCAGATGTCATAGAGTATATTATGAGGCTGCGCATGTCTGCTGCTTTGAATATAAATTGCTGTCATTGCAATACCCTTTTAGAATCCATGGGAATATGAAATATTGTGTCAGAACAATtgaatgttttactgtgcatatttGTCATACCCATAGTTTTGCAATTCTTTGATTAGGACTGACTCaagctatttttatttttcaagtgTTTTGTGCATATTCACATTTAGTTTTGTGTAAGGTATAGATAACATCTAAGTTACTTTTTTTTGCATTTTCCTGTATAAATCTAGTGTGTAGGAACCCCATACTACATGTCTCCTGAACTGTGTCAAGGTGTGAAGTACAACTTCAAATCAGACATCTGGGCTATGGGCTGTGTCATTTTTGAAGTCTTAACTCTGACCAGAACATTTGATGCTACGGTATGTGCCCTGCTTATCTTTTACCCCCATTGTCTAATTGATACACATTTGCCTGCTATTATCATTTCTTCTAATGTTAAATACACGGCATTGGCTGATTATGCTCTGTTGATATCACTTTAATGTATTTCCGGTTGACGGTTGCTGCTTGTGTGCATGTAGAATCCGCTGAACCTGTGTGTGAAGATAGTGCAGGGAAACTGGACCATGGAGGTCAACTCTGATGTGTATTCCTCGGCGCTGATCAAGCTGGTGTACGAATGCTTAGATCAGGTGAGGAACCCGTCAGCAATGTGTACGGTATACTCTCATTTCAGTCTTTCATGGCTGTCATCGTCAGTGCGATAGAATGTAGCATCACCCTAAGCATACACTGTATGTAGGGAATCAGTTGATGTACAATATTACCACACATTTTCTACATGGAGAAATATGTGTGATGGATGGTAATGTAATGTAAGATACATTGATTTGCAGGATCCAGAAAAGAGACCCACTGCTGAGGAGATTCTGGACCAGCCAATCATCTCCTGCCGCAAGCAGTGAGTCTGGTGAATGGGGGAGAGAATGTGGTGGGATGTCTGACAGATTGAGAAGATTGTCTGATTGTTCAAATAGGTGTATAGACGTCATCAAAACTGCTGTTTTCATTGTGTAAACAACCTCTTTTTGTTTCAGGGAGCTTGAGGACAGAGTTGCCTTGCTGAACTCAGCAATGAAAAAACCAAAGTATGTTGAACACATTCTCACCTAATCATGTAAATGTGGAATTTGTAAGATGATTTTGTTTAATTAAGATATTTTGTGACTTGTCTATAGGTTGAGCACTGTGACTGAGAGCCCTGTTGCTGTAGTGACAACACGCTCTAGGGAGGTGTATTTCTGGGGAGGGGGAAAGTTCACACCCCAGAAACTGGATGCCTTTAAAGGAGGCAGCGGTGCCCAGCATGTTTGTGCAGGGGAGACCCACTTTGCTGTGGTTACTGTGGAGAAAGAGCTGTACACTTGGGCTGTGAGTACCATGCTGTTCCTTTAAGTCCAAGGCAGAAAATACATTACAAGAACTTTAAAGTTGTTTTTGTTGATTAAACATGTGCTCTTTGATGTCCTGCTTCCATTATAGAGTGTCCAAGGCGGGGCCAAGATGGTGGGCCAGCTGGGCCATGGAGACCAGGCCTCGTACCGGCAGCCACGCAAGGTGGAGAGGCTCCAGGGAAAGGCCATCCGTCAGGTTGCGTGTGGAGCAGATTTCACCGCCTGTGTCACTGGtgagttgtgtgtctgtgtggagcacTACTTCTGTGCCAGTAGAATAGGATGTTTACAATGGGAGggctctgttgttgttttttaacaaCAGAGATAAACAATTCAGACAGCAATTTGCAACCCTGTGTCATACAATACGATTTGGTCTTGTTTGACGACATGATGTTGATGTGTTTGGTTTCAGATGAGGACCAGATGTACATGTTTGGTTCTGACTACTATGGCTGTATCGGAGTGGAGAACGAGCAGGGCATGGAGGTGCTAGAGCCCGTGCTGTTGGATTTCTTTGAGGAGCGACCTGTCAGGCAGGTGTCCTGTGGGGACAACCATGTGGTTGTGCTGACCCACAGTGGAGATCTCTACTCCTGGGGCTGTGGAGAGCATGGTATGTACCAGAGCATTGATACTGAGCAACAAGGTATTACTTCATGTCTACCACCATGCCTCTCTCAAGCTCCATATCCTATCCGTTGTCCCTCCTTACCTTGGCCAGTAGATGGCGCTACGATGATGCTTAATTAATTTAAGTTATTTTCCTCAGGGCGTCTTGGCCTGGACTGTGAGGATGACTTTAACTCACCCATGCAAGTAAGATCCTGCCCTTTCTTTTTCAGCAGAGAGCTTGAACACATATCATGTAAATATGCTTATGGAGAAAGGGGCAATGACGTCTCAATTTTATTGTCGAGACAAATtaatggaaatgtgttttgaGTCCACCGTTTAAATCAGTAGGAAGCATAATGTTGTGTATCGTCTGGCGTTCACAGGTGGAGATCCCCAAAGGAGCCATTATCTCATCCGTGTCCTGTGGCCTTGACGGAACCTTTTTCCTGACAGAGTCTGGCAAAGTCCTGGCCTGTGGGAACAACGATCTGAACAAGCTGGGTCTGAACCTGGGAGTCTCTGGCCTCAAAAACCTTCCTGGAGAGGTACAGCACCACATTCCTCATACCAAGATCCACTCACAGGCTCTTCTCATTCCTTTAAAATAAGGAATAACACCAGTAATGGTGGAGAATTTAAGTTTTCCTCCTTTTCCAATGTCAGGCCTACCAGGGGATTCCATACACCACCACACTCACTCTGGTCAAGCAGCTGGCCAGGTATAAGATCCAAATCATTTCAGCTGGGAAGACTCACACTGCTGCCATTGACGGTACAGCGACCagactctctcctgtctctttccTTGAGCACCcaatgattatatatatatttttttaacattttagtcatttagcagacgctcttatccagagtgacttacagttagtgcattcatcttaagatagctaggtgggaagTATATTGATTTTTATATCAAAACATGGTTCTGATTGAACTCTGACATTGCAGAACGTGGGCGGCTGATGACCTTTGGGTGCAACAAGTACGGTCAGCTGGGTGTAAAGGACTTCAAGAAGCACCAGGGTGTCCAGCTGCTGTTGGGGTCTTTCGGGGGGAAGGTGGTCAGCAAAGTGTCTTGTGGAGATGGCTTCACCATCGCAGCCACGAAGGGTCAGAAACACAACTAAACTTGAACATTCTCTGTTGCAGCATGTTGTTGTCATATACTGTTCAGTGTTTACAGtgcattgactttttccacattttgttactttacagccttattcaaaaatggatcaAACAgcttttcccctcatcaatctacacacaaaaccccataatgacaaagacattttagcaaatgtataaaaatatcacatttatgtaagtattcagaccctttactctgtacattgttgaagtacctttggtaCAGAGCATAAAccctacaagtttggcacacctgtatttggggagtttctcccattcttctctgcattcTTCTCAAAACctgtcaggttggctggggagcatcgctgcacaactattttcaggtctccagagattttggatcaggttcaagtccggactctggctgggccactcaaggacattcagagacaggtcccgaagccactcctgcgttgtcttggatgtgtgcttagggtcgttgtcctgtttgaaggtgaacctccgtcccagtctgaggttctgagcactctggagcaacttttcatcaaggatctctctctgtactttgcttcgttcatctttccctcgatcctgactagtctcccagttcctgcagctgaaaaacatccaaacagcatgatgctgccaccaccatgcttcaccgtagggatggtgcctgagTTCCATTTAGGTTTCatcaccagagaatcttgtttctcatagtctgagagttctttaggtgccttttggtaaactccaagcgggctgtcatgtgcctttttctgaggagtggctttcgtctggcctctctaccataaaggcctcattggtagtgctgcaaagatggttgtccttctggaaggttctcccatctccacagagaaactctagagctctgtcagagtgaccatcggattcttgggtcacctccctgaccaaggcccttctcccccgattgctcagttttgccgggctgccagctctaggaagtttggttgttccaaactttttaagaattatgtgtgtgttattgggaccttcaatgctgcagacatttgtacACTTctcaagatctgtgcctcgacacaatcttgtctcggagctctatggacaattccttcgacctcatgtcttggttttcgctctgacatgcactgtcaactgtgggaccttatatagacaggtgtgtacatTTTCAATTCATctccaatcaattacatttaccacaggtggactccaatcaagttgtagaaacatctcaaggatgatcaatggaaacaggatgcacctgagctcaatttcaagtctcatagcaaagggtctaaatacttatgtaaataaggtatttctgtttttttatttttaataaatttgaaaaaatgtttaaaaacctgtttttgctttgtcattttggggtattgtgtgtagattgatttggggaaaaaatatgtttatccattttagaataaggctgtaacgtaacaaaatgtggagaaagtcaagtggtctgaatactttccgaatgcactctatcCTCTATTTTATTTCTTGCTTTATTCTGTTAGCTGGGAGTCCTCTGACCTACATGAGTAGGACTCAAAATTATGGAGAATACTGGTAGCACCTTAGGAACAGGATTCCTGTTTCCAGGTGCTGGAAGGATGGATATTGGCTAATTATCTGTGGACCAATAGATTATTTATCTCTGATCCTTTCAGACAATCAGATCTTTGCCTGGGGAAACGCAGGAAATGGACGCCTGGGAATGCCCGCTGACAAGGGCTTTGGCTCGGAGGTTTGCCCTGCTTTACCACGACCCATTTTCGGCTCCCTCCACCATGTGCCAGACCTCTCCTGTCGCGGCTGGCACACCATTCTCATCATGGGTTAGCCACTAGCCACTTACTTCTGTTCTAACACCAGCTAATCATTTGTTGAAAAATACAGTTGAGATTGATTGATTCTGTTCTCTGTTTCAGAAAAGGTTCTCAACTCTAAAACTATACGATCAAACAGCAGTGGACTTTCAATTGGCTGTGGTAAGTAAGATGGCCATGGTCTCTCTGGTTAcattatccctccctccctggttacATTACATTCACAATGTGAACATGTACAAAGTTTTATACCAGTATGGTAATGTACTGACCATGTGGTGTGTCCTGGTGTTTGTCGGTGCATACTAAGGGCTAGGCCAAGCCTCTACCACAACTgtggatctggagagtgagccaGGCTCAGAGACAGGGCTGCGTGAAGGGGGCCTGGGTGGCACTAAGGAGGCCGACACAGATGAGCGACGCATCGAGACCTCCATGATGTCTATAACGAACCAGACCGGCGACAGCTCCTGCCCCTTCTGGCTGCGCAAGGTTTGTAATCAAAACCACAAAGCATAATGAAAGCCAAAACAGAGAGGGTTATGGCCACTGAATGTTGTTTGTGTccctccctgtccatcttccctaACAGGAGCTCCAGGATGCAGAGTTCATCCCGATGCCAGAGGATTTCAGAGGCTCCATGCCTGGCCCAGTGGCTCCTTCTTTCCCTGAGAGCGTTACACTGCCTTACGAGGAGCTGCAGGAGCTGAAGGCTGCAGCCGCTGCTGCCGCCACTGAGAAAGAGCTCCCGGTAATGACCACCGCATGTCTGGATCCTCGATACTTGACTACATCCCCATGCCAATGCCTCAACCTAACCAAGTGTTGTTTCTTTAGACTGCTCGCATGGGCTGTGACAGGGTCAATGGGTTTGAGGAGGCAGGAGCCTGTAAGAAAGGGGAGGCGCCAACTTGCTGCAGAGGAAGCAGTGAGGTAGCACAGGTATGTACAAGATAAGCCCTTACACACATTGTAACAGCACAAGACTGCACCAGACAGTAGTCTGTGAACATACCGCAACAACTACAGAGAAACACAGAACAAACACGAGCAGCTACGATATGTTCACAGACTACTGTCTGGTGCAGTCTTATGCTGTTACAGTTGCTATTTTCTTTTACAGTTGCGAGAGACAGTCAGTCGTCAAGAGGCAACCATCCAGTTGTTACAGAAGCAGGTAAGCGTTACTCACTACAGACTGTCTAACACCTGTGAGCAAAGTTGTGTAGTAACGTCGAGTCCCTATTCTGTAAAACCACTCAACTCCATTGCTATGCAGACAGATAAGTGTTATCAAGTGTTGTTCTCTATGATAACAGTTCAGTGATCAGCTCAAAGAGAACGAGAGACTCTGGACAGCAATCAACCGTCTGACCTTGCGAGAGGCAGGAACTGAAAATAACTGCAACCACCAATCCGGTCACAGGCCTGTGGAGGGAATGGGAGGAGCCTCCAATCATGACGGGGACAGATCTGATGGGGCAAATCCGTGAGAAAAAAAGACGGAATCTGTGCTATACTATGCAGTGAGTGGTGGTGGCTCTGTGCAGTTAAGTCCATCCAAACAGGTCCTGTAGATGGAGTGGCTAGGCCATATTGAGAAGAGGAATATGTTAGCAAGCCAGTTCCATTGGTGAACGGCAGGGAGAAGTAGGTTTAAGAAATTACTAAAGGGATGAATAGTCTGAGAGTCAATTGTGTTCTCCTTAACTAGGAACAGCTAGCTGAATAATGGATGCCCACTGACCTCATCCACTTGCAAGAGAGGTCTCGCTTCTTTTCACATTGCGTTACATCATATTTCTTCGATATACTCCAATCTGCATGATAACGTATAAATATACATGAGAGATACCCTGTATGAACACTTTCATGTTGTAAGTTCTAATTAAGTGACAGTGACAGGAAAAGGCCTACAGCAACTGATCTGCTGTGATCTGGACATAGACAGACTGACATCTTGGCTTGATTCAACATTAAGCAACCAACTTCTTGCAGTGTTATGTAGGCTAATGTGAAATATGAGTAAGTACTTTGGTAGTAATGATAATGTTGTCACTGACTGACTACTGTCAACTGAGGTCTAGGATTGCgttttgtcccacattttaattGATGATCACAAATGGGCACAGCTTACTGTAGAGAGAAGATCGTTTGGTGTTCTTCCATTgtttttgatatatatatatcctccTGTTTTATCTTGCAGTTATTTCTTGTGGTTATTAAAACCAATGTGAATTTAAAGTACTGCGTGTTTTGCTCATTCCTCTGGAAAGCCCTGAGCCCTATTTTTGATAACCTACCAATGTTCTTCATATGTGATGCTGTTCTAAAcaaaatactaaatactaactaAAAGGCATATCGAATATAGCCTTAGAAAGATATACCAGATATAGTATATTTTATATAAAATTTACCAAAGATGTGTTTAGTTTTAACATTTTAAGTATTTACAATGTTGTGTCTTTCATGAACAGCTTGCTATACTGTATCTGCAAAAATGCCATGTGAAATGTGAGGTTCACTTTTCAAACTACTGATTCATTATAGACAATCACTTGTCTTTTTATTGCCTTAAGATGATAACCTTGAATTTGTTAGAACTAGTATTTAAAGTGGAGGAAATTAACCATCAAATTGCAATGTTCCTTCTGTAATACTTAATGTCATGAGAACAGTTCTAGAATTTGAGAAAAGCTTGTCTTCGTAAACTTCATGGTAATACTGTGTTTTTTTTCTATTACATTTTTCCTGTTTTTGAGTATTCATTTAATCATTATTTTTTACACTATTTGTGAAAAGTGTAATATTCAGATTTGGTGTATTTCTTTACTCTGGGTGGTGTGTGCATGTAAGGTTTTAAGTGTCCTTTACCAATGGCTTATAAGCTTGCAACTATTTTGGTTAGTTTGCAGTTTATTGATACAGTACAACACTGGTGGAATTTTCTTTGTCCATGCAAGAGAAAAAGATGTCCCTATTCCCTAGTGCTTTTGCATACTCTTTAAACCAAAGATTGTGTTGTGATGAATTGTGcacaaaatataaaacaaaatGTGCCTTTAGAATAGGATATGCATTTTATACAGTTTGTTTGATGCTGATATTATGCCTATACTGTGTTTATTTTTGCAATCCATTGTTTTAATGGCTTATCTGACCCTATGCAATTGAGTGGGTGTAAGATGTTACAGTTGTCTACCTTTCCACCATTCACAGAGGAACATTTGTTTTATGcttcatgtaaaaaataaaaaacacaaataaTTTTGGTCTAATGAATTCAATGTTGAACCAAACACTGCAGACAAagctaaatacactgctcaaaaaaataaagggaacactaaaataacacatcttaTCATctgatctgaatgaatgaaacattcttattaaatacttttttctttacatagttgaatgtgctgacaacaaaatcacacaaaaattatcaatggaaatcaaatgtatcaacccatggaggtctggatttggagtcacactcaaaattaaagtggaaaaccactttaatgtccttaaaacaagtcaaaataaggctcagtagtgtgtgtggcctccacatgcctgtatgacctccctacaacgcctgggcatgctcctgataaggtggcggatggtctcctgagggatctcctcccagacctggactaaagcatccgccaactccttggacagtctgtggtgcaacgtggcgttggtggatggagcgagacatgatgtcccagatgtgctcaattggattcaggtctggggaacgggcgggccagtccatagcatcaatgccttcctcttgcaggaactgctgatacactccagccacatgaggtctagcattgtcttgcattaggaggaacccagggccaaccgcaccagcatatggtctcacaaggggtctgaggatctcatctcggtacctaatggcagccaggctacctctggcgagcacatggagggctgtgcggccccccaaagaaatgccaccccacaccatgactgacccaccgccaaaccggtcatgctggaggatgttgcaggcagcagaacgttctccacggcttctgtcacgtctgtcacgtgctcagtgtgaacctgctttcatctgtgaagagcacagggtgccagtggcgaattggccaatcttggtgttctctggcaaatgccaaacgtcctgcacggtgttgggctgtaagcacaacccccacctgtggacgtcgggccctcataccaccctcatggagtctgtttctgaccgtttgagcagacacatgcacatttgtggcctgctggaggtcattttgcagggttctggcagtgctcctcctattcctccttgcacaaaggcaaaggtagcggtcctgctgctgggttgttgccctcctacggcctcctccacgtctcctgatgtactggcctgtctcctggtagcgcctccatgctctggacactacgctgacagacacagcaaaccttcttgccacagctcgcattgatgtaccatcctggatgagctgccctacctgagccacttgggtgggttgtagactccgtctcatgctaccactagagtgaaagcaccgccagcattcaaaagtgaccaaaacatcagccaggaagcataggaactgagaagtggtctgtggtcaccacctgcagaaccagtcctttattgggggtgtcttgctaattgcctataatttccacctgttgtctattccatttgcacaacagcatgtgacatttattgtcaatcagtgttgcttcctaagtggacagtttgatttcacagaagtgtgattgacttggagttacattgtgttgtttaagtgttccctttatttttttgagcagtgtatatatttttttattaatttcatTTGAACCCTTTTGCATGCTGTCATTCATTTTGTTAGGCAGTATCAGACACTGTATTTCTAGTATTTACAATTAGGCGTGACATTTAAATAGTTACAAGTTTACCCTAGTTCCCCCCACTTTCAAAGGCAGTGTGAAAAATAATGTATGTAAACTAAAAACATGGGGTGCAACTTTCGCTGGGGATGGGGGGAAAATGTCGTCGTCCCCACATTCTGAAGTTGCATTTTTGTCCCTCCCAGTGTTagcattggaatgtgatacaggaccatgcggacgcctctgAGCGGTCggataggctgtttggagtgtttgtcCAACTGGATAAACaaaatatacacacatatatatacagtggggcaaaaaagtatttagtcagccaccaatcgtgcaacttctcccacttaaaaagatgagagaggcctgtaattttcatcataggtacacttcaactatgacagacacaatgaggggaaaaaatccataaaatcacattgtaggattctttatgaatttatttgcaaattatggtggaaaataagtatttggtcacctacaaacaagcaagatttctggctctcaaagacctgtaacttcttctttaagaggctcctctgtcctccactcgttacctgtattaatggcacctgtttgaacttgttaccagTATAAAAGAgaactgtccacaacctcaaacagtcacactccaaactccactatggccaagaccaaagagctgtcaaaggacaccagaaacaaaattgtagacctgcaccaggctgggaagactgaatctgcaataggtaagcagcttggtttgaagaaatcaactgtgggagcaattattaggaaatggaagacatacaagaccactgataatctccctcgatctggggctccacgcaagatctcacccgtggggtcaaaatgatcacaagcaaaaatcccagaaccacacggggggacctagtgaatgacctgc encodes:
- the LOC110497914 gene encoding serine/threonine-protein kinase Nek9 codes for the protein MSLEDYERHYASLYSDSGSESVASGRSTSVYSGEEEKLHYIPIRILGRGAFGEATLYRRTEDNSLVVWKEVDLNCLSDKERKDVTNEISILSILQHNNIIAYFNHFMDKDTLLIELEYCNGGNLYDKINQQKGKLFTEEVVIWYLYQVASAVAHIHKAGILHRDIKTLNIFLTKTNLIKLGDYGLAKKLDSQFAMAETCVGTPYYMSPELCQGVKYNFKSDIWAMGCVIFEVLTLTRTFDATNPLNLCVKIVQGNWTMEVNSDVYSSALIKLVYECLDQDPEKRPTAEEILDQPIISCRKQELEDRVALLNSAMKKPKLSTVTESPVAVVTTRSREVYFWGGGKFTPQKLDAFKGGSGAQHVCAGETHFAVVTVEKELYTWASVQGGAKMVGQLGHGDQASYRQPRKVERLQGKAIRQVACGADFTACVTDEDQMYMFGSDYYGCIGVENEQGMEVLEPVLLDFFEERPVRQVSCGDNHVVVLTHSGDLYSWGCGEHGRLGLDCEDDFNSPMQVEIPKGAIISSVSCGLDGTFFLTESGKVLACGNNDLNKLGLNLGVSGLKNLPGEAYQGIPYTTTLTLVKQLARYKIQIISAGKTHTAAIDERGRLMTFGCNKYGQLGVKDFKKHQGVQLLLGSFGGKVVSKVSCGDGFTIAATKDNQIFAWGNAGNGRLGMPADKGFGSEVCPALPRPIFGSLHHVPDLSCRGWHTILIMEKVLNSKTIRSNSSGLSIGCGLGQASTTTVDLESEPGSETGLREGGLGGTKEADTDERRIETSMMSITNQTGDSSCPFWLRKELQDAEFIPMPEDFRGSMPGPVAPSFPESVTLPYEELQELKAAAAAAATEKELPTARMGCDRVNGFEEAGACKKGEAPTCCRGSSEVAQLRETVSRQEATIQLLQKQFSDQLKENERLWTAINRLTLREAGTENNCNHQSGHRPVEGMGGASNHDGDRSDGANP